Proteins encoded within one genomic window of Gambusia affinis linkage group LG09, SWU_Gaff_1.0, whole genome shotgun sequence:
- the bod1l1 gene encoding biorientation of chromosomes in cell division protein 1-like 1 isoform X2 encodes MAGLPPGDPQLVSMIVSHLKTQGLFDQFRRDCLADVDTKPAYLNLKQRVDNFVSNHLSNHTWSPHLNKNQLRNNIRQLVLQSGMLEQGVDRIVAQVVDPKVNHIFRPQVERVVREFLSPGSCSEEPPLPLTAAEIKTDSSVPEQPSSSASTPGSNAMSILDTITSLNQEANVRTSSAAEGGGKIQVLDEPMELVEENEEDMEVVEESDDNQEGRSLEETEVGEIHTAEVKTESLEEQMEVEKEQVKEEVKTEEEEAGAPVQAEEKKEKPASKVSGKVSDDKSDDEAVKSTSQAKQKARERIKEEYSLEDSDLEGLSDITVSSVHTSDLSSFEEESDVEEQLSDSSEEGQLPPDDEDEKAERKHPSEEAEGEDRERKPRRKAYVHKPFLYSRYYSDSDDEVTVEERRRSAAKDKEERLLKRQQNRERMEEKRKQKAVQAEEQDSKKAKCPDAAGMESPKAKEARKEKKVLEKKMALNRKRKLDSRKEGDVSTKKKGEAGEISRKVEVKPLTSKTPQAKLVRHLSESASSDDRLGRTSGGVSEDPCDTKKLPDKSQTHSFILDLEQGSQEALKHRSFGKFDRLPRKERKEKERSQSDERSKLKQKHEKKSEYTVEEPLQKDSSAKVSSEEKVEKKLKVKTEKKISGSIREGKVIEDSTDEGGAKDARKIKGGSVEKEKIREKEKSKEKEKAKLDKSAFKSDLKQLLRPDSAGSSEDRSDKEPGSDVKKREKHSKEGLKRSKSHSEDRAGDKSKSKLDGEKERSKAESQKTQKPNTDADKDPKKAKPAEKEKSAEKPKAKSKEEGKSSLLVKTEKQSQSPDIRSAGGSAVCKPEAAKEKKKDGNTKEQKKVSEDASHEKPELKISKKKLEKKDKVPEKKGESPEDKPQKDDGPETSDQSAKSSVVETEDPPTKQHPLQDTNTESDPVAATVTASFSDDTCDALSDITPEPSEGETESRLREMLGVPAEADALLALMDVCTSAEARLPSAGLKEEVTPEMELQDADMKMKEAALTLLSMDPDSTVSSTLIVQDMREESARRTPDPQQIETTATEEEKQLTPAELNQSSQQSAAAEEDALFSPEEASLQTEPETTASQEAASGEEEMQLSPVEVAPQVQLQPTETSLITSQQTATNEEEDPPNAASGNETIETTFPQDAAAEEENQLSPCQTEPDVELIATEALATASPQTEAVKQPSPVEAEPPTEPVATEVSVDAPQQAIAHEEESQMSPEETAPLTEFTPSEATPDATQQTAAAEEEQQLSAVEAAPLTEHTETESLPAASHLDVDEKQFSPVQMAPEAERPAASAASQQAEKEKLVSQVQTAAEVEMNPTETSSSASQLTAAEHSESKMDTIESEMLETAPPPEDESTSDKHPAHLEDEVMEAAEISADRIVIIAAQAAKDEALLPVVEPETGEITSSKGESLASDCTQQISQIPSKTEREEQSAAVLETSSEAVKGEGEENQTKDDQYESQSKTVEEDSENNQTRMDDREPESKTPEEGDVEKMEVDISDEIEPGETNSEAKLVKQISNVSSTDSQEDGKSSDVSQKEEKTERRRGRKRKLSLKSVDGTKDEKDEQQPVEESEQEVKTPRRGRSSRNAEQLEKEQQKEAEKSEKMPGRRGRRPGAVAKEATDDNQGKNEAKVEDSAGQTASLEEAEKEESPEHKCEAQKSNQSESEVSLPSPAADEREVTGKPNPQESGDTRKQGVKRKRSEETEESGEEAEAQQGLAEDEQEQSEEQDSKNEVSASQSHSEDVKEQNCSEKKPENSAEQQDPEAAPKKRRGRPPKAAAAAATPTPTPTTADDSVKKESKADEKEKEQNDEEGEESDNEEDGEKGAATKATTRSAARLEAERNKPSKPSTRASRQSGKEETTAGTRGTRAQGSAKGGRKPEASPPAVRTRGGQKSEEPPSKRAKR; translated from the exons ATGGCTGGTTTGCCTCCGGGGGACCCGCAGCTGGTCTCAATGATCgtcagtcatttaaaaacacaggGACTCTTCGACCAATTCAGGAGGGACTGTCTAGCAGACGTTGATACAAAG CCAGCTTACCTGAACCTGAAACAAAGAGTGGACAACTTTGTCTCTAATCACCTGTCTAATCACACATGGAGCCCTCATCTGAACAAAAACCAGTTGAGAAACAACATCCGGCAACTCGTCCTGCA ATCTGGAATGCTGGAGCAGGGAGTGGACAGGATAGTGGCCCAGGTGGTTGATCCCAAAGTTAATCACATCTTCAGGCCGCAGGTGGAAAGGGTGGTCCGTGAATTTCTGTCTCCGGGCAGCTGCTCCGAGGAGCCGCCACTTCctctgacagcagcagagatAAAGACGGACAGCAGCGTTCCTGAACAAC CTTCATCATCAGCTTCAACTCCCGGCAGCAACGCCATGTCCATCCTGGATACCATAACTTCTCTTAATCAGGAGGCAAACGTCAGGACCAGCTCAGCAGCCGAAGGAGGCGGTAAAATCCAAGTTCTGGATGAACCAATGGAGCTGGTGGAGGAAAATGAGGAAGACATGGAGGTTGTTGAAGAAAGTGACGATAACCAGGAAGGAAGGTCACTGGAGGAGACAGAGGTAGGAGAAATCCACACAGCAGAAGTGAAGACAGAAAGCTTAGAAGAGCAGATGGAAGTGGAAAAAGAACAAGTAAAAGAGGAGGTTAAAActgaagaggaggaagcagGAGCTCCGGTGcaagcagaggaaaagaaagaaaaacctgcAAGCAAAGTGAGTGGGAAGGTCTCAGATGACAAGTCTGATGATGAGGCAGTGAAATCTACTAGTCAAGCCAAGCAGAAAGCCAGAGAGCGGATAAAAGAAG AATACTCTTTGGAGGACTCGGACCTCGAAGGCCTGAGTGACATCACGGTGAGCTCCGTCCACACCAGCGACCTTTCCTCTTTCGAGGAGGAAAGTGACGTGGAGGAGCAGCTCTCTGATTCTTCCGAAGAGGGCCAGCTTCCACCAGACG ATGAAGATGAGAAAGCGGAGAGGAAACACCCCAGTGAGGAAGCGGAAGGCGAAGACAGGGAGCGTAAACCCCGGCGTAAAGCATATGTCCACAAACCCTTCCTCTACTCTCGTTACTATAGCGACTCGGATGATGAGGTCACTGTGGAGGAGCGTCGCAGATCTGCT gcaaaagacaaagaagaaaggCTGCTGAAGAGGCAGCAGAACAGAGAGCGAATGGAGGAGAAGCGCAAACAGAAAGCTGTGCAGGCTGAAGAGCAAG ACAGCAAAAAAGCAAAGTGTCCTGACGCTGCTGGCATGGAGAGCCCCAAGGCAAAAGAAGCTCGCAAAGAGAAGAAGgtcctggagaaaaaaatggcgctcaacaggaagaggaaactaGACTCGAG AAAAGAGGGAGATGTTTCGACcaagaaaaaaggagaagcagGAGAAATATCCAGGAAAGTG GAAGTGAAACCCTTAACCTCAAAGACCCCACAAGCTAAACTAGTGCGACATCTGTCCGAGTCTGCATCGTCTGACGACCGGCTTGGGCGGACGAGTGGCGGTGTCTCTGAAGATCCCTGCGACACAAAGAAGCTTCCTGACAAAAGCCAGACTCACTCCTTCATCCTGGATCTGGAACAAGGCTCCCAAGAGGCACTCAAGCATCGCTCGTTTGGGAAATTTGACCGTCTGCCTCGCAAAGAACGCAAGGAGAAGGAGCGCAGCCAGTCTGATGAACGTTCCAAGCTCAAACAGAAACACGAGAAGAAATCTGAGTATACGGTGGAAGAACCTCTGCAGAAGGACAGCAGTGCTAAAGTTTCCTCCGAAGAAAAAGTCGAAAAGAAGCTTAAGgtcaaaactgagaaaaaaatttcTGGAAGTATTCGAGAAGGAAAGGTGATTGAAGACAGCACTGATGAAGGAGGGGCTAAAGATGCCAGGAAGATAAAAGGAGGGTCTGTGGAGAAggagaaaataagagaaaaagagaagagcaaagaaaaggaaaaagctaAATTGGACAAATCTGCCTTTAAAAGTGATCTGAAGCAGTTGCTTCGCCCAGATTCTGCAGGATCCTCTGAGGATCGCTCTGACAAGGAGCCTGGCTCAGACGTCAAGAAGAGAGAGAAGCACTCCAAGGAAGGGTTGAAAAGGTCAAAGAGTCACTCTGAGGACAGAGCAGGAGACAAATCCAAATCTAAGCTCGACGGTGAGAAAGAACGGAGTAAAGCAGAGAGCCAGAAGACACAGAAACCAAACACTGACGCTGACAAAGATCCTAAAAAAGCTAAGCctgcagaaaaagagaagagtGCAGAAAAACCGAAGGCAAAATCCAAAGAGGAGGGAAAGTCTTCCCTCTTAGTGAAAACAGAGAAGCAATCTCAAAGTCCCGACATCAGAAGCGCTGGAGGATCTGCTGTCTGTAAACCTGAAGCagcaaaagagaagaaaaaagatggaaacactaaagagcagaagaaagtgTCTGAAGACGCCTCACATGAGAAACCAGAGCTTAAAATTTCgaagaagaagctggagaagAAGGACAAAGTTCCAGAAAAGAAGGGCGAGAGTCCAGAAGATAAACCACAGAAAGACGACGGACCGGAAACCTCGGATCAATCCGCCAAGTCTTCAGTCGTCGAGACGGAAGATCCACCGACGAAACAACATCCTCTACAAGACACAAACACCGAGTCTGATCCTGTCGCCGCCACGGTTACTGCATCCTTCTCAGACGACACCTGCGATGCTTTAAGTGACATCACCCCCGAGCCGTCAGAGGGAGAGACGGAGTCACGGCTCCGCGAGATGCTGGGGGTACCGGCTGAGGCCGACGCCCTGCTGGCGCTCATGGACGTCTGTACGTCGGCCGAGGCCAGGCTTCCATCTGCAGGCCTGAAAGAGGAAGTGACTCCCGAGATGGAGCTTCAGGACGCCGACATGAAGATGAAGGAGGCTGCTCTGACGCTGCTCTCCATGGATCCTGACAGCACGGTTTCATCCACCCTAATTGTCCAAGACATGAGGGAGGAGTCGGCGCGGCGAACGCCGGATCCACAACAGATTGAAACGACCGCAactgaggaggagaagcagctCACTCCAGCGGAGCTCAATCAATCAAGTCAGCAATCAGCCGCCGCAGAAGAAGACGCTCTTTTCTCTCCAGAGGAAGCGTCTCTTCAAACTGAGCCTGAAACTACTGCATCTCAAGAAGCTGCATCAGGCGAAGAAGAGATGCAGCTCTCTCCAGTGGAGGTAGCGCCGCAGGTTCAGCTTCAACCTACTGAAACTTCGCTAATCACATCTCAACAGACTGCAACAAACGAGGAGGAGGATCCACCAAATGCAGCAAGTGGAAATGAAACCATAGAAACAACATTTCCACAAGATGCTGCGGCTGAAGAGGAGAATCAGCTTTCTCCctgtcaaacagaaccagacgTTGAGCTCATTGCAACTGAAGCCCTGGCCACGGCGTCTCCACAAACTGAAGCGGTGAAGCAGCCCTCTCCAGTGGAGGCAGAACCTCCAACTGAGCCTGTTGCAACTGAAGTCTCAGTGGATGCACCTCAACAAGCTATTGCACATGAAGAGGAAAGTCAGATGTCTCCAGAGGAAACGGCACCTTTAACTGAGTTTACTCCCTCTGAAGCGACACCAGATGCAACTCaacaaactgctgcagcagaagaggagcagcagctctctgcAGTGGAGGCAGCACCTCTAACTGAGCACActgaaactgaaagtttacCGGCTGCATCACACCTAGATGTGGACGAGAAGCAGTTCTCTCCAGTTCAGATGGCACCAGAAGCCGAGCGTCCTGCAGCATCAGCTGCCTCTCAGCAAGCTGAGAAAGAGAAGCTGGTCTCTCAGGTTCAAACAGCAGCTGAGGTTGAGATGAATCCCACTGAAACTTCATCATCTGCATCTCAACTTACTGCTGCAG AACACTCAGAATCCAAGATGGACACAATTGAGTCGGAGATGTTGGAGACGGCTCCACCGCCG GAGGATGAATCCACTTCCGACAAACATCCAGCTCATTTAGAGGATGAAGTAATGGAAGCTGCTGAGATTTCAGCAGACAGAATAGTAATAATAGCAGCACAAGCAGCCAAAGATGAGG CGTTGTTACCTGTTGTTGAGCCGGAAACGGGAGAAATCACCAGCAGCAAAGGAGAGAGCTTGGCTTCTGACTGCACTCAGCAAATCTCCCAGATCCCCAGTAAAACTG AACGAGAAGAACAAAGTGCTGCAGTCCTAGAAACCAGCAGCGAG GCAGTGAAGGGAGAAGGGGAGGAAAACCAGACAAAAGATGATCAGT ATGAAAGTCAGAGTAAAACGGTGGAGGAGGATAGTGAAAATAACCAGACAAGGATGGATGAtc GTGAACCTGAGAGTAAGACACCAGAGGAAGGTGATGTGGAGAAG ATGGAAGTTGACATATCTGACGAAATTGAGCCTGGAGAAACAAACTCAGAGGCCAAATTAGTCAAACAAATCA GTAATGTCTCGAGCACAGACAGTCAGGAAGATGGGAAAAGCTCAGATGTGTCACAAAAG gaaGAGAAGACTGAAAGAAGAAGAGGACGTAAAAGAAAGCTTTCACTTAAAAGTG TAGACGGCACTAAGGATGAAAAGGATGAACAGCAGCCTGTTGAG GAAAGTGAGCAGGAGGTGAAAACACCTCGCAGAGGGCGATCATCCAGAAACGCCgagcagctggagaaggagCAACAAAAAGAAGCGGAGAAATCAGAGAAGATGCCGGGTCGTAGAGGAAGACGTCCAGGAGCCGTAGCTAAAGAGGCAACTGATG aTAATCAGgggaaaaatgaagcaaaagtcGAGGACAGCGCTGGTCAAACAGCATCGCTcgaagaagcagaaaaagaagag AGCCCTGAACATAAATGTGAAGCACAGAAAAGTAATCAAAGCGAAAGTGAAGTCAGCCTGCCTTCTCCTGCTGCAGACGAACGTGAAGTTACTGGAAAGCCAAACCCCCAGGAGAGCGGGGACACGC GTAAACAAGGAGTTAAGAGGAAGAGATCAGAGGAAACGGAGGAGTCTGGAGAG GAAGCTGAGGCTCAGCAGGGGCTGGCAGAGGATGAACAAGAACAAAGTGAGGAACAAGATAGCAAAAATGAAG TCTCTGCCTCTCAGAGCCATTCAGAAGATGTGAAAGAGCAAAACTGCAGTGAGAAGAAGCCAGAAAAT TCTGCGGAGCAGCAAGACCCAGAGGCAGCTCCAAAGAAACGAAGAGGACGGCCACCAAAGGCAGCTGCTGCCGCCGCCACccccacacccacacccaccACTGCAGATGATTCAg TTAAAAAGGAGAGTAAAGCAGATGAGAAGGAAAAGGAGCAAAACGATGAAGAGGGGGAGGAAAGCGACAACGAAGAAGACGGGGAGAAGGGAGCTGCAACCAAAGCAACGACTCGGTCTGCAGCTCGCCTCGAAGCTGAAAG AAACAAGCCAAGTAAACCCTCCACCCGGGCGAGTCGACAGAGCGGTAAAGAGGAGACCACAGCTGGCACACG CGGGACGAGGGCCCAGGGTTCAGCCAAGGGGGGCCGTAAACCAGAGGCTAGCCCCCCTGCTGTGCGAACACGGGGAGGACAGAAATCAGAGGAGCCCCCTTCTAAGAGAGCCAAACGCTGA